GAGTATCAACATATGCAAACAGACCATCCGACACCGAGACGACCAACTCCTTGACCGCCACATTCCCCATCACGGAACTACTCCCCCATATTCATAATCTTATCGTGTAGTGTGAGAGCGTAGGATTTCGTTATGCGGTATCCGTGCCGTATAGGGAAAACCTGGCGAACGATGGCTATAGTATATGGTCAGTATATGTTTAATTTGCATATCGGTAAAAAGCACATACTTCTCCTAGTTCTTCAAAGGACAGTTGTTAAGAGCCACACAGCCAGACTCTCTGGTAACTAAAGCTGCTCTCTTTTCAGGACAGGTGTTCAAGATAATACAGCCAGCCTCTCGCTCGGACAGACCGTTGAAAAGTTCCCGCTTTTCGGGACATGTTCCAAGGATGATACAGCCGGTCTCTCTCTCCGACAAACCGGcaacctcttctctcttgCCAGGGCAGTTGTTCAGCGCCACACAGCCAGACTCTCTCTTTTCAGGACAAGTACCCAGAATGATACATCCTGCTTCCCTTTCAGAGAGGCCCACAAGGAATTCCCTCTTTTCCGGGCAGTTGTTGAGGACGATGCAGCCAGCTTCCTTCTCAGAGATGCCTTCCAAAATACTCCTTTTAGCAGGGCAATTGTTGAGGGCAACACAGCCGGACTCCCTCTTGTCTGCTGGCAGAGCAAGCACAAGGGGAGTTACCACTGCAAGGAGTGCAAGAAGACGCATAATGAAAGAGAAGTAAGTAGGATATGATAAGGTGACAATAACGCAAGTTCTTTGGAAGCTGGTTTGTCTAGGTCATGACATCGCACCGAGTAGGGTAATTTATATGCTCGGCTGGACCATATTTCTGTTCCCGACCCTCTTTCACCACAAGTGAAGGATGCAAATAAGGTTCTAACAAGCCCTGTCAAGCGGTCTAAGCTAATCCCCGCATTCATAGTCCTCTGTGATTAGCCCATGatcgaggaaaaggaagcactAGGCTGAAGACTTGGGGACCGAAGGAGAATTGCGACAGGCCACGTGGTTCCCCATGCATGAGAGAACGTAGTCCTCCCAGCGAGATACAGTATCTGGTTGGGCGACTGCTGAATCGGACTTTACTATACATCCGCTCCCGTGGTGATCGCCATTGTGAACACGGCAGGATTCATCTATTTTCCGTTGGCGTGGTAAAGGAATGTAACATCGGCACATTGGATTATTGTGTATAGATGTTATTGGTAGATACCCGCGATATGGCAGTGAATATATTATACTGGCGATGTTTCAAGCAGGTTCAGTTTTGCGTGACGCCAGTAATGTCCCACTACGtgcattggaggaaataTTATACACCAATTGGGAAAACTTGCAGAGATGGAATACGGTACAAGTGACACAACCAGTGCTAGTTTCCTACTAGATACCAACTAGATACATTCAGAAGCCTTCGTGTAGTGCGAGTAATCTATAGATAATAAGCTTTATCTTGGCGGGATGTGGATCAATGCTTGCATTGCGCTTGCCACCACGCTGGAAGTTGTCTCTCCGGCTAACCCCAATCACTAGCATCACCAGCATCATCCGTGGCACGCACATTGCTTTTAGTCAGGGTACAGAAGAGGTagcaaagaaacaaaactaCTCAGGACTCAGAAGAATCACcgccctcctcttcctccttctttgacCTGCGGTCTCGATAAAACCTTTTCAATATTCGTGCGATCTCTTCCAGCGTGATTTCCATCGGCTGCCCGGCTGGTAATGGGTTCATGAACAACTGCAGAGTGATCTCTTTTGCAATGGCTCCGACATCTCGCGCGTCCGCCCATGATGCCGTTTCCCCTAATTTCTTAAACAGTACTAGGACCCTTTGTTGTACGTGCACTGCCCTGGGACGAAGAATGTTGATCTTTTTATCAAGGAGCTTTGCCTGAAGAAGGCGCAGGCAGTCCTTGGGTCGCAATCTGGGGAATACTATCTCCGTGAAGCGGCTGCGTAATCCTTCATTAGTGCTCAGGAGTTGGTCCATAGAGCGTTCATATCCAGCCAGAACGATCACCAACTTGTTCATATATCGCTCCTTGGTCATGCAGTCAACCAGTTCGCCAACAGCCTCCCGAGTAAAGGCATCTCTAAGTATCCCCAAGCGGTATGCCTCGTCGATGAAGAGCACTTTACCCAGAGCCTCTTCTAGCAAGTTCTTTACCTTTGGCCCAGTCTGACCCACATACGTCCCGATCAGGTCGGTGACCGAGCAATCCATTATTTCCGTAGTGCAGAGAAAGCCCATTGAGTAGTACATCTTGCCTAAGGCACGAGCTGTCGTGGTCTTCCCGCTACCAGGGGGACCTTTGAATATAAAACTGAAAGGAACCTCCTTACGCGGGTTAAGACCGGGTGTGTTCATATTTGCCGTCATGGTTTGATATCCCTCAAAGGTCCCTATTATAGTCTCGAACCCAACAAGATTATGAAAAAGTGAACGAAGGTCTTGACTATTCCGCAGTCCACGATCGTACTGTGGGTCAAAGTCCTGGG
The sequence above is a segment of the Aspergillus oryzae RIB40 DNA, chromosome 3 genome. Coding sequences within it:
- a CDS encoding uncharacterized protein (ATPases of the AAA+ class); translation: MLKVATSRGHALVCLDARRRTELKVVEHRGNQEQEHLYDRGLRNSQDLRSLFHNLVGFETIIGTFEGYQTMTANMNTPGLNPRKEVPFSFIFKGPPGSGKTTTARALGKMYYSMGFLCTTEIMDCSVTDLIGTYVGQTGPKVKNLLEEALGKVLFIDEAYRLGILRDAFTREAVGELVDCMTKERYMNKLVIVLAGYERSMDQLLSTNEGLRSRFTEIVFPRLRPKDCLRLLQAKLLDKKINILRPRAVHVQQRVLVLFKKLGETASWADARDVGAIAKEITLQLFMNPLPAGQPMEITLEEIARILKRFYRDRRSKKEEEEGGDSSES